A region of Salvelinus alpinus chromosome 6, SLU_Salpinus.1, whole genome shotgun sequence DNA encodes the following proteins:
- the LOC139577471 gene encoding tripartite motif-containing protein 16-like: protein QRSAQAAVEDSDQIFTELIRSIERRSSEVKELIRAQEKAQVSQAEGLLEQLKQEIAELRKRSTELEQLSHTEDHIHFLQSYQSLSSISVSSDLPSIVVRPLQYFGDVSKTVSELREKLEDFLKGEWTKISTKVNIVDVVLPPEPKTREQLLQYSCQLTLDPNTANTNLSLSEGNRKVTYTDQVQPYPDHPDRFTNWCQVLCREGLSGRCYWEVEWTGDVVTAVSYKDISRTETGQGNIFGYNNKSWSLRCSSGGYCFRHNNVVTKVSGPQSSRVGVYLDHKAGTLSFYSVSDTMTLLHRVQTTFTQTLYPGFGIGYFHLFSGSAELIN from the exons cagCGCTCTGCACAGGCAGCAGTGGAGGACAGTGATCAGATCTTTACTGAGCTGATCCGCTCCATTGAGAGAAGGAGCTCTGAGGTGAAGGAGCTGATCAGAGCCCAAGAGAAGGCTCAAGTGAGTCAAGCTGAAGGACTCCTGGAGCAACTGAAGCAGGAGATAGCTGAGCTGAGGAAGAGAAGCACTGAGCTggagcagctctcacacacagaggatcaCATCCATTTCCTCCAG agttatcagtctctctccagtATCAGTGTATCTTCAGACTTACCCAGCATCGTTGTCCGTCCTCTTCAGTACTTTGGAGATGTGAGTAAGACTGTgtctgaactgagagagaaactaGAAGACTTCCTTAAAGGAGAATGGACCAAGATCTCCACTAAAG tgaATATAGTGGATGTTGTACTGCCTCCAGAGCCCAAGACCAGAGAACAGTTGTTACAAT ATTCCTGTCagctcacactggacccaaacacagcaaacacaaacctctctctgtctgaagggaacagaaaggtgacctatacagaccaagtcCAACCATATCCTGACCATCCAGACAGATTCACCAACTGGTGCCAGGttctgtgtagagagggtctgtctggacgctgttactgggaggtggaGTGGACTGGTGATGTTGTTACAGCAGTCTCATATAAAGACATCAGCAGAACAGAGACAGGACAAGGTAATATATTTGGATACAATAACAAGTCCTGGAGTTTAAGGTGCTCTAGTGGTGGTTATTGTTTCAGACACAATAATGTTGTGACTAAAGTATCAGGCCCTCAGTCCTCCAGAGTAGGAGTGTACCTGGATCACAAGGCAGgtactctgtccttctacagtgTCTCTGACACAATGACCCTCCTCCACAGAGTCCAGACCACATTCACTCAGACCCTCTATCCTGGGTTTGGGATTGGATATTTTCACCTTTTCTCTGGTTCTGCTGAGCTGATAAACTGA